Sequence from the Ochrobactrum sp. Marseille-Q0166 genome:
TGTTATTTTTATACCCGACTTCATATCCGGCAATATTAAACACTGCAGTTTTTTAGATTGGTTTTAAACATCAGTAATAACCCAGAGTTTTTTAAACAGAAACTCATAACGCCGGCTCAGAACACGATACCCACAGCAGAGCACGCACCAATATCTCAGTCACCTCTAATTAGTTCATCAAGTTCTTCTTTGGACAAAGAAGCTGTCGCGATCGTGAGTATGATGGCTTGATATATGTTCCAAATAAACGATTTCAGCAGCATTAGCAGGAAAGCGAACCAGCCAACACCAACAGCTACAAGCGCTGCACCTCCGTAAGTAATGATTAATGCATGGCAATCAGCCAAAATTTTGAGAAAGTCGGAAAACGGTCCTTTCGACCCCAACCCAACGAGAACAAATATGCAGGCGATTAAAAAACAAATGTAGTGAACAAATACGAATAAAAAGTTGAAGAATATAAAATGCAGCCTTGAAATACCAGTTTCCTCATATGGTAGTTTGGCTAGCAAAATAAATATTTGCGGCCTAGTTATACTAGCGAATATCGCAAAACCTGTTATTAAAAACCCAAGAATACTAGTCGTATATGTGAAACCTAGCATAGCCACGTTGCGTGTGGTCAATATAGCGCTAACATATGATAGCGGCTCGCCCAATAACCATATTCTTAAAGCCATGAAAAAGGTCAAAACTACAAAGACGCATGCAGCGACACGATAATTAAAGCGCGTCGACGCCACTTTTTGCGCTTTACGATACGCTTGATAAAGCGTCTTTTCAGCAAAGAGAGCGTCTCTCCATTCCATTAATTAAGCCGATCCACGAGGTTTCGCATTTTTTCCGCTTGCTCAGGCTGCTGCCTCGGAAGTCGAAGAGTACCCGATGCAGCTAAACCCAAAAGAGAATTGTAAAGTACCTTTGCAAGTCCCAACTTACCAACTGGAACATCTTCAATCGGCGCGGATACTTGGAAATTGTGGTTGTTCCCCGATAATTTGTTGCCCTCATGGTCCACGCCGTTAAGGATCACATCCTGATTTCCGGTGGCCGTTGCTTCGGTAATTGTCTCAATTGCAATTCCAACATCAAGCCCCTCTTCAGCATTCGCAGCCGTAACCTTCGTGCGATTAGCGTTCAGACTCTCGGATAACTTTCGAATCTCTCCGAAAAGCTCTCCTGCGTCAATATCATCATTCGGGCGCACAATGCGGAAATCGATTTGCTTCAACGTGTCGTAACGCCGAACAAACTGCTCAATACTGTCAGCTCCCGTAAGTGGAACTACTTCGAGCGTAGGACGCGGAAGCGCCTCGCGTAACGCCTTCTTTGTAATTTTGCGTTCTAACTGTATAAGCTTCGTTCTGTTCTGTGCGAGCTCGTAAGCCTCGTTGATGAATTCTTCATAGCGCTTAATCAAAAAAGAACGAACGGTAACTTCAAATGCCCTAAGATCTGGAGCGTTAGGTGTTTCTGGAAAATATGCCATCCGATGATTATTCAGAATTAGCACAAAAAATGCAGATGGTGCGGACCTCATACTTTGTTCGTCACGAACCAAACCGTGCTTCTCATCAAATATTTGGTAGCGGCGAAGCTCTGTATCTTTGATGAAACGACCGGCGAGCGCCATGATAGGAGGCTGCTTTGTCTCGTCTAGAGTTACCAATTCAACATCATAAAGGTGATAGTGAGTTGCCCCATACCTTCGAATGAAGGTGTCACGGGTGAATGCAGGAATCACTATTTCATAAGCGTAATCAAGAAGTACTTTGTCGTCGCCGAACCTGCAGATGAAGTTAGCGAAAGTCGCATTGTGTTGCTGCATATTGCCCCCAATAAAATTGGTACATTAGCTTTGGTTTGCTTGACATCGCAAGAGGCAATAACCGCTTACTTCAAAAGTAAAAATTTAAATAAGGATACTGCAACCCGCCGCATCAACGGCACCTCACCAAAAAAATGTTTCAGCAAAGAATGGAATTACTTCGAAATGGATTATCAAGCGCTAGTTGATATAAGTTGTCAGGGCTATTAGCGGGTTGAGTCTTGGGAGGCGTATTATGAACATAGATATTTCCGCAATTTCACTTGATGTAGAAAACTTTCGACATCAGAAAGTATCTACAGAGCGTGAAGCGATTACCGTTCTTCTTGCCGATGAAAAAAAACATAAGATTGCTGAACTTGCAGAAGACATAATTGAATTAAAAGGACTTGATCCTTCCATCCGCCTCATTGTTACAGAGGACCCGCACAATCCACAGCACTACATCGTGCTAGAGGGCAATCGTCGCATAACGGCTTTGAAAACACTCATCAATCCGTCGCTTGCAACAAATCTCTCCACACACAGCACTTTTCGCGATTTAAGCCCATCATTTCTAGCGTTAAACATTCGGGAAGTAGACTGCGTAATTCTCGACAGGCAGGAAGCCTACAAGTGGATAAAGCGCAAACATTACAAATCCATGGGTGGGAAAGGCACCATGGAATGGGACGCTATCGCCACAGCCAGAGCAGACGCTGCAGAAGGGCGGCCTTCAAAGTGGATGATTGCACTTGCGGAAATCGCTGCACAAGGACATGATGAGAATCTACTTTTAGAAGGCATTGCGTCCAAAACGACAACCGTTGAGCGCGTACTAGGAACCGGGGAGTTTACTTCAGTACTAGGTATTTCTTTCGATCAAAAGAATAACTCCGTACATGTTGAAAATGGGAATAGGGCCGCTGCAGTTCTACTCCTGAAAACAATGCTTTTAGATATGGCCGACAAAAATTTTACTGTGAGTGTAGTGGACGACGCCAAAGCGCAAACTGCATTTATTAAGAAGTATGCGCATCTCAACGTAAAAAAAGCGGCATCTATGGCTGCAGGCTCGACAACAAATAATACGACATATGCATCAGCTGCCGCAAACAACGGCACGAGCAGCAATTCTTCGAGTTCAGCAAATAGTACTGGCCATACTAGCGCAACAGGAAATACAAACGCTAACGGAACAACCGGAAATTCGAGTCCCCGTTCAAATCCAGTGCGCGATAGAAAATTTCTTGCTGAAAAAGGCCTTCGTATAAAAAACAACGCACTTAACAAACTCTATAACGAGCTTCGTAAACTGAACGTTGAAACCAATTCACACATCGGCTCAGCCATGATTCGAATCTTTGTAGAAAAAGCTACAATGGTGTTTTTAGATGATATGGCGATCAACTGTCCTCATCCGGGAGGATGGCAAGAATACAGTATCAAACTGAAAGATAAGGTAGGAGCTGCGCTTCACCGTATAGACCCTAATAAAAAAGACACAGATCTCGCTTATGCACGCGATATTGCAAATGGTACAAAAATCCATGCACACTCTCTGGAGCAATTGAATCGCGCTATTCACGATCATAAAGCGCTACCTGCACCAAGTGAATTAATAATAGTGTGGAACCGACTCCATCCATACTTTCAGCAGATGTTCAAAGTCCTTGAAGCCAATGGAAAATAACGCTGGCCGAGCAAAGACCCGCATGCTACTTCTCGCTTCAGAGAGGTAAACATGGCTAATTATTCTCCATTGCGATATCCGGGCGGCAAAGGAAAACTAGCGCCGTATATTGAGGCCATTCTACAAATGAATGACCTCGAGGGCGCACACTATGCTGAACCGTTCGCTGGCGGTAGTGCTGTTGCATTATCGCTGCTTTTCTCGGAGCGAGTAAAGCAAATCCATATCAACGATTTAGATTGGTCTGTCTATGCCTTTTGGAAAGCTATAATAGATCACACAGATGAGTTTATAGCCAAGATCAATGACACAGAGGTTTCAGTCGAAAATTGGCGACTACAACGTGAAATCAAAAAAGATCAATGTAACCGCAATGTAATTGAAGTTGGGTTCGCAACATTCTTTTTAAACCGTACAAATCGATCTGGGATTCTAAATGGCGGACTTATCGGCGGAGTTTTGCAAGAAGGCGAGTGGAAGCTTGATTGTCGTTTCAATAAAGACGAGCTTGTTGAGCGCATAAAAAGAATTGGCCTTTACCGATCACGTATTAATGTAACCAATTTAGATGCCTCCATATTCCTAACTGAGCATATCGGACAGGTTCGCCAACAATGCCTAGTTTATATTGATCCTCCATATTATGTGAAGGGTGCGTATCTTTATCAAAATCATTTCACACACGACGACCATGTGTCGCTAGCAAAGCACGTACGATCCATAAAGCATCACAAATGGTTTGTATCTTATGACAACGTAGAGCAAATAAAGGTCATTTACAAAGATTGCGAACAAGAGGATTTCAGTATTGGTTACAGTGCTCGCAATTATAGTAAAGGCGCTGAAGTTATGATATTCGGTCCCGGAATTAAACGTCCCGATAAAATCTTTTCTAGTAAAGCCGAATATCGTGCATTAAAAAGAGCATCCTGAATTCAATTATAATAAAAAACAAAAACCCCGCCGAAGCGGGGTTTAAAATGGTCACGACTTACGCAGCCGCGCACTCCCACCACAAATGCAGCCGCATTTTAGCCGATAGCAGTGTCACGAACATACGGAATCTCAACTCACGACGTTGGAGTCACTTGGCAAGGCGTTGAAAGCCGCAATGTTGTTAAAGCCACTTAATTTTCAGAATATTGGCAAGAGCCAGATCCGAATACAAAGCGTACGCTTTTTCACTATTTAGCTCTAAATTTGAAAGATCACTATTTGCCTCCGCCGGTATTTGGAAGACTTGGAAGGGTACTTGGAAAAAAGGAAGACCCGATTAAGGTCGATATAATTGACTTCCTGACAAGCGAACCTAACTTCGTTTTGAATCCAGTTATCGCGAAAGCAACGCCGTCAATCCTTCGCACATCGCATGAAATCGACACGGCACTCAGCGGTCAGTGGTAATAAGTCAATAAAATGCCGAATCATTTGCAAGACTTAGACTTGACCACCCTAATTTAAATAACTTACAAAAATGTTTTTCATATCAGAACCTTATGAGATAAAATTAAAGTATCCCCGCCAGAAAAATATCTACCATCTAGATGGATACAATTAAGGTGCAAAAAAATCTTCCGTTATATCACTTATATCATTTACATTGATACTAATGGATGAGTATAAGTTGGACATAGTACTATAATCATCTTCGAAAGATTCAACAAAAAACTTGGACTCCTTTCCATTCTTATCTACAGTGAATGAAAAATACACCTGATCTGTATCAATATTTGAAATATGTGAAATATATAATTTATAATTCTTATGATTGCATAAATAGGTCTCTGGAGCGCCTTCAATCCATTTGATTTTACTCTCATCCGTGGCTTTAATTAATTCATCTATAAAGTTTCTTAATGAAGTCGGTATCATGCTCGATTTCCCAGTTTGCCCTTTGAAGCCATTTCCATTGCGACTTCAGTTGTGATTAGTGCAAGAGTATTCTTAAGATTGGTATAATAGTTGCTAGGTTGGCGTAAACCGTTACTAGCGACATAAGTTCGAATTATCGCCACGTTTGCTGCTTGAGGTTTAGATGCGTCGTTAATGGATGCATGAAAATGCTGTGAATAAATCTTGTTAACTTGTGTCAACAAAAAAGTAGGAACAGCTTTCTTCATATCAATATACTGCATTATCTGCTCTATAGTAGACTGGCAATCACTCAATAATTTTAAGTCTGCTAAATTTTCAACACGTAGCAATACGTTGTTTGTTTCGGCTTTCACCTCCTCGGCCACGCCACGAGTGCGAATTAGCTCAACAATAGCAAACGATAAACCGTAAAGACTAGCAAAACCAGTAACTGTCGAGAAAACGGCCTGTGAATTCAACATTAGCTGTGGAATAAAATACCATAATGCAAGGAAAGAAATAAAAAAAATTAACGCAATAATTGAGTGTACGCGCTTTTCCTTCAATTTCATTCCACCTTACCACCCTTTGATCAGATATGCCGATTCGAAGCCCCATACTAAAATCAAAACTAGTATCTTCTTTGTGAAATAAGACAATATTGTTTATTGAATAAACACGTCATAAGAAATAGAATTTTAACCGTCATGCATAGCTACTGATAGAACTCCAACATTGAGATCGTTGTCAGCAGAAAAATATATTTATTATTTATCCTTAGCCAAAACCGCCAGAACCTGATCGAGACGCTTGTTGGTCTCCTTGAGACTGCATCAACAATTGAAATCATTGCATAAAATTCAGGTTAGCCAATTCGCGATTTTCGCTTTGTTCCGCAACCCAACGGCTAACCAACCCGGCGGCAGGCACAAAAAAGGCCCTGAGAAATACATCTCAGGGCCTCATGTCATTTGCCGTTCTTAATCTTATAGAAGATCTGGACAATCAGCCAGATAATGCCAAGACTGGAAAGGCCAATTGATAGAACCTTTTCCAAATGCGGAAGCCATGCAGGATTTATAGCTGCAACAGTGGCAAAAGCAGTAGTAACACGATCAGCAAACTGATCTTTCATTTCCAGCATCCCCGCCGCTTGCCGTTCTCGTCGTTACCCTCGACACGCTCAGCCCCTGCCCGATCCACTTTGGTAAGAGCCACCAATCCAACGGGTGACAGGCTATTCGCCCGAAACCCCGCGCAGCTCGTCGCATTCATCGGCTGGCAAGCTGCGACGATGAAGGGCAACAACGCAAAAATCATAATCCGAAAGACCCCGCAGCTTCGCATCGTCCTTTGTCCTTTCCCGTTCAGCTTTCATGTCTGCTTTGAGTTGTGCGGTTTTCGCCCTCTGAAACCCGCTATGATCGCCCCGGTAATATCCGAAGCCAAAAGAAAAGGCGGCTATCGCGCCACCTGTCAAAACCGTTATGAGGGCCGTTTTCAGCCACGGCGGGATAAGTGCAATCAGCGCCATCATCCAAGCTCCTGATGGAGATCCTTGACGGCTTTGTATAAATCCACGCGACGCTTGATGGCATAGACTGCGAACCCACCAACCATGGCGCAGATGAACAATTGAACACGCCAATCCAGCCCGCCAAGGAGTGAGCCGATAGCCGTCACAACCATGCCAAAGCCAGTCAGAATATTCGTGATGACAGTTTTTGACTTTCCCGGAGGCGTTCCAAGCTCGCCGGGATCGGTAACTACTGGCACTTTCTCAATAACCTTTTCGACGGCAGGCTGTGCATTGCCAACCGTTTTGACCTTATTAAGAATAGCTTCGATCTTTGCAGGGGTGACCAAAGCTTTATTGAGCTTATCACCGGCATAGAAGGTCTCGCCTCGCTGTAGCTTGCGATGCGCGCCCTGCACGGCTGCAAGAACCGGGAACGATGCCCATTCCTGCGCGAGACGCTTGCCAAATTCCGTGCGGCTGATTTTGCCAGCAATGAACTCATTGTATCCGCGACGAATAAGCAGGTGATAGCCAAGACGATCCTGCAAATCCGGGTCAAATATCTGCGTGCCGCGCAAACCAAGCTCCCGCGACAAATCTTGCAATGTTGCTCGCATAAATTGGTATCTACCTGATGCAGACGACTTGAAGCGCTTGGTAAATGATGCCTGCGCATCTATCAGATCGCCAAGGTTCATCGCTGTGATTGGTTTCGGCAACTCTCCCTGATTGTGACCATAGATCACGTCATAAGATGCGCGGCCTGTGCTACCCACTTCCGTCTGTGCAATGAAGTCAAGCAAAAGCGCCGCGCCAGCTGGTACGGTTCTATCCATCGTGATTTCCTATTGATGTGAGAATATCTTCGTGCGCAGGGGCGGCATGTCCATCAACGCCCGTAACCCAATGCTATTTCAGTGCATCGGGATTTTTCTTTCGCAGTCGCCCGCTAGGCTCAGCAGAATGTGCGAAGGTATAACTATTCTTCCAGTATCTCAGCTTCGTCGAAGCGTTCGGCTTCAAGTTCCGCAATACGAGCATTTGCGACATTGACCTGTGAGGCCAGCGTATCGACGGCTTTGGCGTAATCCTCAAGCTGACCTTCCTGCCAAGCGATACGGTCTTTGAGCATTTTAATGACGGTGGCCGACATTGTTATTCCTCCGGCTGTTGTGTTTCTTCAGGGTTGACCACCACGGCATCAGCAGGAACGCAGGAGATAATCTGACCGTCAGCCCATGCCGCCACCAGATCGCCGTTGTCGTCAAAGAGACGAACGCCCGAACCGTCTGATTGGAACTTTGCGGCCGAGAGTGTGAGCGTCGGGCCAGAGCGTAAAGACACGTTGAAGTTTTTCATGATGTTTCTCCGTTGATGTTGAAAGCTAAGCCAAGCCGATGGCGCGAAGCTATGGCTTGGTAATTCCGAGAAGGTGGTAACGAATGCCCGTTGGACCGGGCAGATTGGTGTCGCCCGGCGCGTCTGGATACAGAATTGCGCGATAGAAAGTTTCGTGGTTTTGGATAACAAACGTCTGTCTTGACGTTTCATAGATGGCAATGTTTCCCCATCCGCTTTGGTAGTAAAGCCGCACATTGACGTAGTAATTGGCATGGCGGCGAACATCGCCAAAATCAGCCATCACTTTGGGATAAAAGAACATATTTTTGTTCGGCAGAGGGATGTCGAAATAAACGCCGCCGTTACCCGAAGTGAACCGGCTGATTGCAACCCATTCATCCTGCACCACATAGGCAGTCGGCAATCTCGTATCCAAGAGAATGTCGTTGTAATTTGGTGCAGTGTCGCTCGATCCGGGTCGTTTGAACTGTATGCCATTAGGCAAACGCCGGATTATCTTGCTTCCACCCGTGGTGAATGCTGCGGGGCCGTTCGCAAATAGCACAAACTTAGCAGCATGGCCGTAGGCACCTGTCGCACGAAACCGAACCCCATCAGCATCAACGCGGTAAAAGAAATCCACACGTCTGCTATCGTTGCCGGGTGTTGTGTATGACACCGGAGGAAGCTGGAAAATGTTAGAGCCTTCCGGCTTCAAAAACAGTTCCATATGCATCGTCGGGTCGAGGTCAAACGATGTTTCTTTTGGAAAGAAATATGTCTGCCCCGGCGAGATCATTGGTGTTTCGCCAAAGAGAACGCATTTGACCGGCGACTTATCGCTATCCATGATCATATTGCGACGGATAGCCGTCCGCACGTCATAGCCCGGCTTTGCAACAGCGATCCGTGCCTTGCTCATGGATATCGCTTTTTGCCCTGACACGCGTGCGGGTGGCGCAGGCTCCGTTTCAGGTCCAGACGGTAAATCCCAAACCGCAAATGTTATGTTGTCGCCGGGCGTCGAGACGATTGCTGAGTATGTTCCGCCTGTAGTGTCTGCACGCCCCGCCCAGCCATTATACTGAAACTCAGCCGCGATATTTCGGTATTCTGGCAATCCAGTTCTCCCGGCTTCGACATTCGCGAGGATGCAGGAGTTCATGACGCCCCAAGCTCTTGGACCGCCATTAGAATTAGGGAAGTAACCGGCATATGCACGAACCCAGCCATCGCTACCGATGACACGAGCATCTGTAATGGGCGGGAACGGCAGGTCTGTCATTCTACCCAAAAAAGCAATCGGATAGAAATAATCATAGCTTTGGGTGGGGCCATAATTGGAACGAAGCCCCCATAAAGTCTGGCTTAGAGGCTTGCCATCGAGAGAATAACTCCCGGTTGGAAACCGGGATTTATTCAACTCGCCATAAGACTTATGAGCATAATCATACGAAAGTCTCTGAGACTCAGAGTCGAAGTAGAATTTGTCATAATCCCCTATGGCGGTTGTAAATGGATTGTCGTTATCATTCTTCATCACCTTAAGAATTGGACCGACGCCCGGCTTTATTCCCATTCGCACACGCATACGGACCTCACACAAACAAATCCCAATAACCTTCGTTCAAGTTGATAACGAACTTGTTGTCAGAGCTACTGAGTGTTCCGGCTTTAATGTTTCCGGCGTCAACCGAGAGAGCCGCGAGATTGTTGACGTTCATCTTGTCGGCTGTGATTGCACCGGCAACAATGCCGGAACCATCAATCAACACGAAGCCGCCATCGCTCCAAGGTGCAGCTTCCGTGACATAGGGCGGAACCTGCGCGAGAAACGGCTTATAGAGGAACATGTAGCTGTCAGTGCTTCCGGCCCGCGTTCCCAATTTGCGGATATGAATGCCTGCCGCCACTGCATTGGCCGGAGCAACCGAGCGCACCACAAGCCGCTGCCACGTTTCAGGGTTTGTGGAACTTCCACCAAATGCGGCATTCACAGACGCCGACGAATAGGCAGTCGCTCCATCGGCCATTCGCCACTCAATGCGTAATTGAATGTCGCAGCGGTGAGCAGAGGTGTAGACCGAAGCCTCCCACGTATCGCCTGCATTCACTGGATAGCAATATGCTTTCCATCCAGTCTGATCGGGCCTGTTCTGGCGCACATCGATGTATCCTTCCGCCACAGCATTGCTTTGCCAGACGCGCAACGTCGGATTGAGTGGGCCTGCCCATGACGATCCCGCAGCCACAAGACTGAATTGCGACACCCACCCGGCAGGATTGCCGCTTGCGGCCCATGTGCTTAATCCTGCCGTGAACTGCGAGTTTTGAAGAACGTTGCGCGATATCCCGACTGCAAGCTTGTCGGTGGCAATTGAACCCGCAGCAATCTTATCAGCCGTCACAGCACCCGCCGCCAGCTGCGCTGCGCTGATCGCACCGGCTGCGATTTTCCCGGCTGTGATGGCGTTGGCTGCAAGTTTGTCGGTTGTCACAGAACCAGCTGACAGATGATTTGCGGTTATCCCGCCATCAACGATCAGTTCTGCACCCGCCTTAACACGCACCTGAAATGACGTAACATCCAAACGGGCATTACTGCCTGACCTGTTTGAATAGACACGTATTTCTGCAGTCGATGCGACCGTAGGCGGTGCGAAATCTCCTGAAAACCGCGTGAACGTAGGCGAAGTTGGCGTGTTTAAAACAGTGCTGTAGGTGGCTAGTGCCGCTCCGTCCTTATCGTAGTAGTGAATTCGGGCGAGCATATCCGCCGTGCCTGATGGGAACGCTCTCGCCTGACAGGATAGCACGTATTTACGATCCAAAGAGACCGCAAACCGTGACGAATTCATATAGTTGCCGTATCCGGTAGCTCCGGTAGTATACATATGCACGAAGATGTTTTTTACATCTACGTTCACATCGCCGGTCGTTGTGGTTATCCAGTCGCCCCTCAACGTCCAACTACCAGCAATGTCTTTTACCTGACTATCGGGTACTAAGTTGGTCCAGTCAGTGAGTATAAGCTCTCTTGCAGTGATGGAATTAGCAACCAGCTTATCGCCAGTTATTGCATTCGCCGCTATCTTACTAGCGATAACCGCGTTGGCGGCAAGCTGGTCAGTAGAAACCGCAGCTGCTGCTATTTTTCCAGCTGTGACAGAGTTAGCCGCTAACTTATCCGAGGTTACAGCAAGCGCGTCTAGTTTACCCGTAGTAACTGCACCGGCAGCTAGTTTATCAGTTTCGACAGCCCCGGCAGCGATCTTCCCTGCAACAACCGCACTAGCCGCCAACTTAGGCGTGGAAATAGCATTGTCGGCTATCTGTGTTCCGACAATCGTTCCAGTTATTTTCGTGGCTTCAAGTGCGGCTATCTGCGCAGCCTCGATCTGCCCTGTAATATCGCTTGAGGCAACAGTAGAGACCCACCCCGTTGGTGTGTACCTATAAAGTTTGCTGTCGGTGGTCAGATAAACTACGCGACCTACTACGTTGTCGGTGGTTGGAAGGGCGCTAACTATCTCTACAGGTTTTATGGACGAAGCAAACTTCGACGCACTAATAGCGCCTTGCACTATCTTGTTAGCAGTTACAGCGTTATCGGCGATCTTGACCGAAGTAACCGAGCCGTCTGCGATACCCGTCTCAGGCTTAACCCATTCGGCCCCATTCCACGTATACATTTTGCCGTCTGCAGTGTTGTAGAACTGCCTGCCGTCAAAATTGCCTTGCGTGGGCATCTGCTCGCCAATCTCAATCGGCGTGATGTTGTTTGCAAAATGATTGAGCCGGATCGCTTCATCGGCAATCTTGTCGAACTCAACCGATGCGGCCGCAAGTTTCGCAGCCGTTATTGCTCCCTCTCCAATGTCTTTATCAATCAGAAGAATACGCGGCGTTTTAACCGGCATCCATGCGGATGGAATGACCTGCCGACCAGAATAAGGAACGTAGACGCCTTGAACCGCATAATCTTCATCAGGCAGGAAAATGCCATTGAGGATGACCGAACGGCTTGGATTGTCGTAATCGGGATCGCCATAAGGAATTTCGCCATCGAAGACGATTTCCAGCGTGCTTGCCAGCTGTACTTTCACACGTACAGCACGCACGTCAGTCATGTTTGCAGCAAAAAACACCTCAATGCTTGGTCGACGTGAAATCCCTTCAGCGTCCTTTAATTCCGCAGGCTGGACACCCCAACCGACCATGATCTGCGCAGCTGGCCAATTCGGAGTAAGAGGACCAACTGACCACGGCAGTGTGTCGCGATCTGCATTCCAAATGTAATCCGATGGATCAACCTCAGTGATTGATGCAACCTGCGTAACATTCGGCTGATCATCCAGCCCCATGATCTCGAAATGCTTATTCTGATAGCCTTCCTTCGGGCTTGTCAGTGCAATCACGTCGAAAGGATCAAGAACGGCAGCCCACGGATGCAATGTCACAATATGCTTACGGAAACGACGATTTGCCTTGGCGAGTGCCATCATCAGGCGTTGCACCTGATTTGCGAATGGCACTGCATTAAACTCAACGTCAGCAAGCAGAATGCGGCCTTCGTCCTCAGCTTCATATTCAGGAAAACGACGCTGTGGCGCGTCTTTCATTTCCCATGCAGCATCAGGGCTGGGCCATGTGCCTGTCACGCCGTTAAAGGTATTTTCCAGACCCGGAAACGCGTCAAACTCACGCTCTTTGCTGATGACAAATTCACCATCACTGAGAAACGCAACCGGCAGACCGGGCGGGCCGACGCGGACACTGTAAATACCGCCGCTTTCTGATATGCGTCCATTACAGGATTTGAGAAGCTCCTCGATCACGTCCATCGGATCTTGATCGAGCGTGCGGATTTCATAGCCGCAGCGGAACTGCTTTTCGAATTGGCCATTCTCGTTCTGCACGAGAATATCGCATTCGTTCATCGCAGC
This genomic interval carries:
- a CDS encoding DNA adenine methylase, which codes for MANYSPLRYPGGKGKLAPYIEAILQMNDLEGAHYAEPFAGGSAVALSLLFSERVKQIHINDLDWSVYAFWKAIIDHTDEFIAKINDTEVSVENWRLQREIKKDQCNRNVIEVGFATFFLNRTNRSGILNGGLIGGVLQEGEWKLDCRFNKDELVERIKRIGLYRSRINVTNLDASIFLTEHIGQVRQQCLVYIDPPYYVKGAYLYQNHFTHDDHVSLAKHVRSIKHHKWFVSYDNVEQIKVIYKDCEQEDFSIGYSARNYSKGAEVMIFGPGIKRPDKIFSSKAEYRALKRAS
- a CDS encoding phage tail protein, which codes for MKILRVAAWVISLTLCMMLPAHAGPVGAAIGAVVGLLKAGGIAATLIKLAFGIAFQLGSSLLAKMSAKKQTQPGIVGQVQLGGDKSLSFIVGTYATAGHLEFVNSFGKVDDVENAILTQVITVSDLPVQSIGNRVFVNGETCNRDPSIVTSSEAAKLGATSYPIAEYKYSRWWFTFLKYYLGDQTAADAELVAKFAGDERPWLSDMVGRGVAYVIATAEYERHLMTAIPAFRFEVQGIKLYDPRKDSSVGGNGPHRWGVESTYEWTDNPIVIIYNILRGIHYKGEFIWGGTVKPWGFPLSGWMAAMNECDILVQNENGQFEKQFRCGYEIRTLDQDPMDVIEELLKSCNGRISESGGIYSVRVGPPGLPVAFLSDGEFVISKEREFDAFPGLENTFNGVTGTWPSPDAAWEMKDAPQRRFPEYEAEDEGRILLADVEFNAVPFANQVQRLMMALAKANRRFRKHIVTLHPWAAVLDPFDVIALTSPKEGYQNKHFEIMGLDDQPNVTQVASITEVDPSDYIWNADRDTLPWSVGPLTPNWPAAQIMVGWGVQPAELKDAEGISRRPSIEVFFAANMTDVRAVRVKVQLASTLEIVFDGEIPYGDPDYDNPSRSVILNGIFLPDEDYAVQGVYVPYSGRQVIPSAWMPVKTPRILLIDKDIGEGAITAAKLAAASVEFDKIADEAIRLNHFANNITPIEIGEQMPTQGNFDGRQFYNTADGKMYTWNGAEWVKPETGIADGSVTSVKIADNAVTANKIVQGAISASKFASSIKPVEIVSALPTTDNVVGRVVYLTTDSKLYRYTPTGWVSTVASSDITGQIEAAQIAALEATKITGTIVGTQIADNAISTPKLAASAVVAGKIAAGAVETDKLAAGAVTTGKLDALAVTSDKLAANSVTAGKIAAAAVSTDQLAANAVIASKIAANAITGDKLVANSITARELILTDWTNLVPDSQVKDIAGSWTLRGDWITTTTGDVNVDVKNIFVHMYTTGATGYGNYMNSSRFAVSLDRKYVLSCQARAFPSGTADMLARIHYYDKDGAALATYSTVLNTPTSPTFTRFSGDFAPPTVASTAEIRVYSNRSGSNARLDVTSFQVRVKAGAELIVDGGITANHLSAGSVTTDKLAANAITAGKIAAGAISAAQLAAGAVTADKIAAGSIATDKLAVGISRNVLQNSQFTAGLSTWAASGNPAGWVSQFSLVAAGSSWAGPLNPTLRVWQSNAVAEGYIDVRQNRPDQTGWKAYCYPVNAGDTWEASVYTSAHRCDIQLRIEWRMADGATAYSSASVNAAFGGSSTNPETWQRLVVRSVAPANAVAAGIHIRKLGTRAGSTDSYMFLYKPFLAQVPPYVTEAAPWSDGGFVLIDGSGIVAGAITADKMNVNNLAALSVDAGNIKAGTLSSSDNKFVINLNEGYWDLFV